From Salvia splendens isolate huo1 chromosome 3, SspV2, whole genome shotgun sequence, a single genomic window includes:
- the LOC121796750 gene encoding uncharacterized protein LOC121796750: MDATGLKDGRFVTVEEQVAMFLAILSHHKKTRIVGFNFTLSSQTVGRYLHAVLYGVLNLHDRLLVKPEPVDESCTDTRWKWFEGCLGALDGTHINVRVSKSDAPRYRNRKGQISTNTLAVCDRYLRFVYVLPGWEGSAGGSRILRDAISRPLGLKVPKGQYYLCDNGYANSEGFITPYKGVRYHLKEWGPSCQAPQTPVEIFNLRHTKARNIIERAFAVIKMQWGILRSACFYPIDMQTQLINACFLLHNFIHGEMEVDPVEERLAYDSADGDGNGNDNDEDAVMYVGHIEPKNAWTKKRDDMAAAMWADFHI; this comes from the exons ATGGATGCTACTGGCCTTAAGGATGGAAGGTTTGTCACCGTGGAAGAGCAGGTTGCAATGTTCTTGGCTATATTGTCCCATCACAAGAAAACTCGCATTGTGGGCTTCAATTTCACACTTTCATCGCAGACTGTGGGTCGATATTTACACGCGGTGTTGTATGGTGTTCTCAATCTTCATGACAGATTGTTGGTTAAACCCGAGCCAGTTGACGAAAGCTGCACGGACACACGGTGGAAGTGGTTCGAG GGCTGTCTTGGGGCCTTAGATGGTACCCACATAAATGTACGTGTCTCAAAATCGGATGCTCCAAGATATCGCAATAGAAAAGGGCAAATATCAACGAACACCCTAGCTGTGTGTGATCGCTACCTTCGCTTTGTTTATGTCCTTCCTGGATGGGAAGGCTCGGCCGGGGGCTCGAGGATATTGCGAGACGCAATAAGTAGGCCACTCGGCCTGAAAGTGCCAAAGG GACAATATTATCTCTGTGACAATGGTTACGCAAATAGTGAAGGCTTCATAACACCTTACAAAGGGGTTCGTTACCATCTCAAAGAATGGGGTCCCTCATGCCAAGCTCCTCAGACGCCAGTTGAAATATTCAATTTGCGACACACTAAGGCGAGGAACATCATCGAGCGAGCATTTGCAGTCATAAAAATGCAATGGGGAATACTTCGCAGTGCATGTTTCTACCCTATTGACATGCAAACACAACTTATCAATGCTTGCTTCTTGCTCCATAATTTCATTCACGGCGAAATGGAGGTCGACCCTGTTGAGGAGCGTCTAGCTTACGATAGTGCCGACGGCGATGGCAATGGCAATGACAACGACGAGGATGCAGTGATGTACGTAGGGCACATTGAACCGAAAAATGCTTGGACGAAGAAAAGAGATGATATGGCTGCTGCAATGTGGGCCGATTTTCACATATAA
- the LOC121795484 gene encoding S-adenosylmethionine synthase 1 encodes MDTFLFTSESVNEGHPDKLCDQVSDAILDACLEQDPESKVACETCTKTNMVMVFGEITTKATVDYEKIVRDTCRGIGFTSSDVGLDADNCKVLVNIEQQSPDIAQGVHGHLTKKPEEIGAGDQGHMFGYATDETPELMPLTHVLATKLGAKLTEVRKNKTCAWLRPDGKTQVTVEYRNEGGAMVPIRVHTVLISTQHDETVTNDQIAADLKEHVIKPVIPEQYLDDKTIFHLNPSGRFVIGGPHGDAGLTGRKIIIDTYGGWGAHGGGAFSGKDPTKVDRSGAYIVRQAAKSIVASGLARRCIVQVSYAIGVAEPLSVFVDTYKTGTIPDKDILTLIKENFDFRPGMMAINLDLLRGGNFRYQKTAAYGHFGRDDPDFTWETVKILKPKA; translated from the coding sequence ATGGATACCTTCCTGTTCACCTCAGAGTCTGTCAATGAAGGACACCCCGACAAGCTTTGCGATCAAGTCTCAGATGCCATTCTTGATGCTTGCTTAGAACAGGACCCAGAGAGCAAAGTTGCTTGTGAAACTTGCACGAAAACTAACATGGTCATGGTCTTTGGTGAGATCACAACCAAGGCTACGGTTGACTATGAAAAGATAGTTCGTGATACCTGCAGAGGCATCGGGTTCACATCATCAGATGTTGGCCTTGATGCTGATAACTGCAAGGTCCTTGTCAACATTGAGCAACAGAGCCCTGATATTGCCCAAGGAGTTCACGGTCACCTTACCAAGAAACCTGAAGAGATTGGAGCTGGTGACCAAGGGCACATGTTTGGCTATGCCACTGATGAAACACCAGAGCTGATGCCGCTTACTCACGTCCTTGCGACCAAGCTCGGGGCCAAACTCACTGAAGTGAGGAAGAACAAAACTTGTGCTTGGTTGAGACCGGATGGCAAGACACAAGTTACTGTTGAATACAGAAACGAAGGAGGTGCCATGGTTCCTATTAGAGTTCACACAGTCCTCATCTCTACCCAGCATGATGAGACTGTTACAAATGATCAGATTGCAGCTGACTTGAAAGAGCATGTCATCAAGCCCGTGATTCCTGAACAGTATCTTGATGACAAGACCATCTTCCATCTCAACCCATCTGGCCGGTTCGTGATTGGTGGTCCCCATGGAGATGCTGGTCTTACTGGTAGGAAGATCATTATTGACACCTACGGTGGGTGGGGTGCTCATGGTGGAGGTGCTTTCTCTGGCAAAGATCCGACCAAGGTGGACAGAAGTGGGGCATACATTGTGAGGCAGGCAGCAAAGAGTATTGTGGCATCGGGTCTTGCCCGTAGATGCATTGTGCAAGTGTCGTATGCTATTGGAGTAGCAGAGCCACTGTCTGTGTTTGTTGATACATACAAGACGGGGACGATCCCAGACAAGGATATTCTGACTCTTATCAAGGAGAACTTCGACTTCAGGCCAGGAATGATGGCCATCAACCTAGATTTGCTGAGAGGAGGAAACTTCAGGTACCAGAAGACTGCTGCTTACGGTCACTTTGGCCGTGATGATCCCGACTTCACCTGGGAGACTGTCAAGATCCTCAAGCCTAAAGCTTGA